A stretch of Candidatus Methylomirabilota bacterium DNA encodes these proteins:
- the ftsH gene encoding ATP-dependent zinc metalloprotease FtsH produces MKLPVKQKTQFSLIYLLIAVLVLSLVQSWLLAPRTVEIPMSKFLALVREGKVERVSVTDREIRGTLKPGALPAQQSGAGDKVRSLVGAEQPVPTFTTTRIPGIEDSALVKELEQNKVEFSGRVESTFWRDFLFGWIVPLVLMVGLWMFVMRRMGGGPTQALSFGRSKAKIYDRKELKTTFADVAGVDEAKAELIEVVDFLKNPKKYQRLGGRIPKGVLLVGSPGTGKTLLARAVAGEADVPFFFLSGSEFVEMFVGVGAARVRDLFEQAKEKAPCIVFIDELDAIGKTRSGTTGFAGGHDEREQTLNQLLAEMDGFDSSKGVIIMAATNRPEVLDAALLRAGRFDRQVVVDKPDVRGREAILHVHARNVILAPSVDLHVLAARTPGMAGADLANIINEAALLAARKGKDAVDMADLDEAVDRVIGGLERKSRVLSEKERDIVAHHEIGHALVASSLPQADPVHKVTIIPRGVGALGATYQLPLEDRYLLTRSELEDRIAVLLGGRVAEEVVYGEISTGAHNDLERATEMARLMVTQYGMSAELGPMTFGGGQQALFLRGSGLSQEREYSDETARAIDGEIRAIIDKIYDRVRGIITDRKPVLLAAAAELKAKETLEGDRLRQLLAGDLVEERR; encoded by the coding sequence ATGAAACTCCCCGTGAAACAGAAAACGCAGTTCTCGCTGATCTATTTGCTCATCGCCGTCCTCGTGCTGTCCCTCGTCCAGAGCTGGCTCCTGGCGCCGCGGACGGTCGAGATCCCGATGAGCAAGTTCCTGGCGTTGGTGCGCGAGGGCAAGGTCGAACGGGTCTCCGTCACGGACCGCGAGATCCGCGGCACGCTCAAGCCCGGTGCCCTCCCGGCCCAGCAGTCCGGCGCCGGGGACAAGGTGCGCAGCCTGGTCGGCGCCGAGCAGCCCGTCCCCACCTTCACGACCACCCGCATCCCCGGGATCGAGGACAGCGCGCTCGTCAAGGAGCTCGAGCAGAACAAGGTCGAGTTCTCCGGGCGAGTGGAGAGCACGTTCTGGCGGGACTTCCTCTTCGGCTGGATCGTGCCGCTGGTGCTGATGGTCGGCCTCTGGATGTTCGTCATGCGGCGCATGGGCGGGGGGCCGACCCAGGCGCTGTCCTTCGGCCGCTCCAAGGCCAAGATCTACGACCGAAAGGAGCTCAAGACGACCTTCGCCGACGTCGCGGGAGTGGACGAGGCCAAGGCGGAGCTCATTGAGGTCGTGGACTTTCTCAAGAACCCCAAGAAGTACCAGCGGCTCGGCGGCCGGATCCCCAAGGGCGTGCTGCTCGTCGGCTCCCCGGGCACGGGCAAGACGCTCCTGGCCCGGGCCGTCGCAGGCGAGGCCGACGTGCCGTTCTTCTTCCTCTCCGGCTCGGAGTTCGTGGAGATGTTCGTCGGCGTGGGCGCCGCGCGCGTGCGCGACCTCTTCGAGCAGGCGAAGGAGAAGGCGCCGTGCATCGTCTTCATCGACGAGCTGGACGCCATCGGCAAGACGCGCTCCGGCACCACGGGTTTCGCCGGCGGCCACGACGAGCGCGAGCAGACGCTCAACCAGCTGCTGGCCGAGATGGACGGCTTCGACTCCTCCAAGGGCGTCATCATCATGGCGGCCACGAACCGCCCGGAGGTCCTCGACGCGGCCCTGCTCCGCGCGGGACGCTTCGACCGCCAGGTGGTCGTGGACAAGCCCGACGTCAGGGGGCGAGAGGCCATCCTGCACGTGCACGCGCGCAACGTCATCCTGGCGCCCTCCGTGGACCTCCACGTGCTGGCCGCGCGGACGCCGGGCATGGCGGGCGCCGATCTCGCCAACATCATCAACGAGGCGGCGCTCCTGGCCGCCCGCAAGGGCAAGGATGCCGTGGACATGGCTGACCTCGACGAGGCCGTCGACCGGGTGATCGGCGGCCTCGAGCGCAAGAGCCGGGTGCTGTCGGAGAAGGAGCGCGACATCGTCGCCCACCACGAGATCGGCCACGCGCTCGTCGCCTCCTCCCTGCCCCAGGCCGACCCGGTCCACAAGGTGACGATCATCCCGCGTGGTGTCGGGGCTCTCGGCGCCACCTACCAGCTGCCGCTCGAGGACCGCTACCTCCTGACTCGGAGCGAGCTGGAAGACCGGATCGCGGTGCTCCTGGGCGGCCGGGTGGCGGAGGAAGTCGTCTACGGCGAAATCTCGACGGGCGCCCACAACGATCTCGAGCGCGCAACGGAGATGGCGCGGCTCATGGTCACCCAGTACGGCATGTCGGCCGAGCTCGGCCCGATGACCTTCGGCGGCGGCCAGCAGGCCCTGTTCCTCAGGGGCTCAGGGCTGTCGCAGGAGCGCGAGTACAGCGACGAGACGGCGCGGGCCATCGACGGCGAGATCCGCGCCATCATCGACAAGATCTATGACCGCGTGCGCGGCATCATCACGGACCGCAAGCCGGTGCTGCTGGCGGCGGCCGCGGAACTCAAAGCGAAGGAGACCCTCGAAGGCGACCGCCTGCGGCAGCTGCTGGCCGGCGACCTCGTGGAGGAGAGACGATGA
- a CDS encoding DegQ family serine endoprotease, with product MILVKRGTLVVMLVIAAALGVGLGSWGASALDLPKPVGQAPRQQASMQAPMQAAVQAPVVPAALPVALGSFAQVAEAVGPAVVNINTVIRSGGGRTPVEEFFGDEFFRRFFGDSPERPQQQRSLGSGVIVDASGIALTNAHVVERATEIEVVTAEGKKHKAKIVGLDKRTDLAVLRLQGGGPYPAAVLGDSDKVKVGDWVLAIGSPFGLQQTVTAGIISAKGRSIGQGPYDDFLQTDAAINPGNSGGPLVNMSGEVVGINSAILSRSGGNVGIGFSIPSNMAKRIYTELVARGKITRGWLGVSIQPLTPELAKSFGLTDPKGVLIADVVKDSPADKAGLVSGDVLMEFDGKKLDAPQDLQKVVAVTAPGKGVPIKVWREKGEKTLEIKVGETPEDTAQLEPSGKNKSFLGLETRAITPEIARQLNLRTTEGVVVARVEEEGPAAEAGLQRGDVIREINRQRIRSAQDYERATQGLKPGDRVTVLLQRGQQSLYVAFTVARG from the coding sequence ATGATCCTGGTCAAGCGCGGAACCCTGGTGGTGATGCTCGTGATCGCGGCGGCGCTCGGCGTGGGCCTGGGCTCATGGGGCGCGAGCGCGCTGGACCTGCCCAAGCCCGTGGGCCAAGCGCCACGGCAGCAGGCGTCCATGCAGGCGCCCATGCAGGCGGCCGTGCAGGCGCCCGTGGTGCCGGCGGCGCTCCCGGTGGCCTTGGGCAGCTTCGCCCAGGTGGCCGAGGCCGTCGGCCCGGCGGTGGTCAACATCAACACGGTCATCCGCAGCGGGGGCGGCCGGACACCCGTCGAGGAGTTCTTCGGCGACGAGTTCTTCCGGCGCTTCTTCGGCGACAGCCCGGAGCGCCCGCAGCAGCAGCGAAGCCTCGGCTCGGGCGTCATCGTGGACGCTTCCGGCATCGCGCTCACCAACGCGCACGTCGTCGAGCGCGCCACCGAGATCGAGGTCGTGACGGCGGAGGGCAAGAAGCACAAGGCCAAGATCGTCGGCCTCGACAAGCGCACCGACCTCGCCGTGCTGAGGCTCCAGGGCGGCGGCCCCTACCCCGCGGCGGTGCTCGGCGACTCTGACAAGGTCAAGGTCGGCGACTGGGTGCTCGCGATCGGCTCTCCCTTCGGCCTGCAGCAGACGGTGACGGCGGGCATCATCAGCGCCAAGGGGCGCTCCATCGGCCAGGGGCCTTACGACGATTTCCTCCAGACGGACGCCGCCATCAACCCGGGCAACTCGGGCGGCCCGCTGGTCAACATGTCGGGCGAGGTCGTGGGCATCAACAGCGCCATCCTCTCGCGCTCGGGCGGCAATGTCGGCATCGGCTTCTCCATCCCGTCCAACATGGCCAAGCGCATCTACACCGAGCTGGTCGCCCGGGGCAAGATCACGCGCGGCTGGCTCGGCGTGTCGATCCAGCCGCTGACGCCCGAGCTCGCCAAGAGCTTCGGGCTCACGGATCCCAAGGGCGTGCTCATCGCCGACGTCGTCAAGGACAGCCCCGCCGACAAGGCGGGCCTGGTGTCGGGCGACGTCCTGATGGAGTTCGACGGCAAGAAGCTCGACGCCCCACAGGATCTCCAGAAGGTCGTGGCCGTGACCGCGCCCGGCAAGGGCGTGCCGATCAAGGTCTGGCGGGAGAAGGGCGAGAAGACGCTCGAGATCAAGGTGGGCGAGACCCCGGAGGACACCGCCCAGCTCGAGCCCAGCGGCAAGAACAAGAGCTTCCTCGGGCTCGAGACACGGGCCATCACGCCTGAGATCGCCCGCCAGCTCAACCTGCGCACGACGGAAGGCGTGGTCGTGGCGCGCGTCGAGGAGGAGGGACCGGCGGCGGAAGCCGGCCTCCAGCGTGGCGACGTCATCCGCGAGATCAACCGGCAGCGGATCCGCAGCGCGCAGGACTACGAGCGGGCCACCCAGGGGCTCAAGCCCGGGGACCGCGTCACCGTGCTGCTGCAGCGCGGCCAGCAGTCGCTCTACGTGGCCTTCACGGTCGCGAGAGGATGA
- a CDS encoding J domain-containing protein, giving the protein MDYKDYYKILSLPKNADDKAIKTAYRRLARKHHPDVAKGKDSAARFQEIAEAYEVLGDAEKRKRYDTLGPDWQRYAEAGAGARGPFEGADVHFGRGDEGFSDFFRTIFGDLGGRRAGGFRDVDLGDLGGGFGPDKGGDVEAGIEVSLEDAFHGVTRTISLELDEICPACGGAGHVNRKPCAQCRGGGWSRGRRNLEVKIPAGVATGSRVRLPGEGSRGGRGGSGDLYLKVTVRPDPRFERKGDDLHSTLAVPAHDAALGAEVSVPTLKGQVSMKIPPETSSGRTFRLPGYGMPHLKGGGAGDQFVQVELTIPTGLSPRERELYQELKSLRTEGTR; this is encoded by the coding sequence ATGGACTACAAAGACTATTACAAGATTCTCAGTTTGCCCAAGAACGCCGACGACAAGGCGATCAAAACCGCCTACCGCCGGCTTGCCCGCAAGCACCATCCGGACGTCGCCAAGGGCAAGGACTCGGCCGCCCGCTTCCAGGAGATCGCGGAAGCCTACGAGGTCTTGGGCGACGCCGAAAAGCGGAAGCGCTACGACACGCTCGGCCCCGACTGGCAGCGCTATGCCGAGGCCGGCGCCGGCGCGCGGGGTCCCTTCGAGGGCGCAGACGTCCACTTCGGGCGCGGCGACGAGGGCTTCTCCGACTTCTTCCGGACGATCTTCGGAGATCTGGGCGGGCGCCGTGCGGGCGGCTTCCGCGACGTCGACCTCGGAGACCTCGGCGGGGGCTTCGGCCCCGACAAGGGCGGCGATGTCGAGGCGGGCATCGAGGTCTCGCTCGAGGACGCCTTCCACGGCGTCACCCGGACCATCTCGCTCGAGCTCGACGAGATCTGTCCCGCCTGCGGCGGAGCGGGGCACGTCAACCGCAAGCCGTGCGCGCAGTGCCGAGGCGGCGGCTGGTCCAGGGGCCGGCGCAACCTCGAGGTCAAGATCCCGGCCGGCGTGGCCACGGGCTCGCGCGTGCGCCTACCCGGCGAGGGCTCGCGCGGCGGCCGTGGCGGCAGCGGCGACCTGTATCTCAAGGTCACGGTGCGGCCGGACCCGCGCTTCGAGCGCAAGGGCGATGACCTCCACTCGACCCTGGCGGTGCCGGCCCACGACGCGGCGCTCGGCGCCGAAGTCTCGGTGCCGACGCTCAAGGGCCAGGTCTCGATGAAGATCCCGCCCGAAACGTCCAGCGGCCGGACCTTCCGCCTGCCGGGCTACGGCATGCCGCACCTCAAGGGCGGCGGCGCGGGAGACCAGTTCGTGCAGGTGGAGCTGACCATCCCAACGGGTCTCTCCCCGAGGGAGCGCGAGCTCTACCAGGAGCTCAAAAGTCTTCGCACAGAGGGGACGCGATGA